AAAGTTCAATACAtatcaaatcaaaccaataaaTGGACATATAATCATTGAACTTATCAAGGATTGAaccttttttagtttttaatatctTAACGTATTTGATTCAGTGATTTATACGAGTCTAGGTGGGTTTAATTTATATCAACCCACAAATTTATCAACATTGCTCTACTTGATAGTTGTTACCATCGAACTTGTATTAGTATATTTCATTCTAAACCCATTGTTCTTTAGAATATAATTTGTTCCCGGGCCTAATCCCCTTAATCAGGGATTTTAACCGAACCATACTAAAGCTAACCCAATCGATAACTGGCACTGAATCGAAATGTCGATCGTCTAGTCCTCCTTACGAGTTTCAAatcttttagttttatttatagtatgttttgtgtatttctctGCGGATAACTCATTTTGAATACCATAACATTTAAGTATGTCTATAGCTCTGatgatattatatttgtttttagaacgtgaacctttaaattcacttcTCCTTTTATTACCAATCAAAATATCACttagattaataataaaataaattaattttatttaaaacaatctgaaataattgaaaaaaaaataataaagccaATTTTAATGATGATAACGCCACtaactaaaccgtaaacccaaatcctaaatcctaaacccaaaccgtaaaccctaaacccaaatcctaaaccctaaacccaaaccgtaaatcctaaacccaaaccttatatcttaaacccaaatcatAGACTCTAAACTCAAACCATATATCCAAACCTAATCCCTACgccctaaactcaaatcgtaAACCCTGAACCCAAATCCTAATATCCTAAAGGTTTGGGTTAATGTTGATGTTGTttctttagggtttaagatttgggtttagagtctagatttgggtttaggatctagggtttgagtttaaggtgtagggtttgggtttatagtttacggtttgggtttagggtttatgatttgagtttaagatatagggtttgggtttagggtttagagtttggatttagaatttaggctttagggtttagatttaaagtttagggtttataatttaagatttagggtttagttaatGGTGTTAGCATCATTAAAATGAgcgtcattattttttttcaattattttagatttttttttaaaaaaataatatatttttttattaatctacgTGGCGTTTTGATTGGTAATAAGAGTTAAAAGTTGACGTTAGGGAagaacctaagttttgttctcgtttttatcattttaaatttttgatagcTTTCGGCTTGCACCATAACATATAAACAACTCGGATTCCAAAACACCATGCTACATTTGACCTTGTGGCCATGTAAATATGAGACTATGCAGTTGGCCTCATTTGAATATTCACAAAGCGGTTCATCTGTGCGTTGTACATCTCCTTAGGAATGAGTCCGGTCCTTTTTATAGATTCGGGATATTTCAGgtttaaagaaaaaactaaattgtAATGGCTTCCATCTAGGAGATAATGCATGCACATATAGTCTCAGTGTGAAAACCGGTTTAGAATATCATTGTGTCTTTTTCGGTCTATTATCCACAAAGTTGCTTTCAGGTTTTTTGACTTGACCCACTCTTTTGAATATCAACATGACAACTCACTTTCAGACACTCAGGCACAACAATCAATCAACCTGTTTATGAGTTaatgataaataaattaaacgtTAACACATGAAAATTCCTATATATGTTTGTATGCATGTGTACACACGCATAGTAAGATTCTAAGGAAACAGAGAAGACAACACAAAGAAAATGAGATCCTCTACTCATAGTCGCCGCGGCTCCTCCCCCTTGGCTGCCTGTTTCCACCCTTCCACCGCCGCTACCAACGAAGATACATCGTCTTCTCTTCCATCACCATCAGCTACATCGTATTTTACCGGCGACCTCCCAAACCCAACCACCACTTGCAACTACCACACTAACGTCGGCGTTTTCTTCCTCTCATGGTCTCAGTCCTTCCTACGCCGCTCTCTCCACCTCCATTTCTACCACTGCAGCTCCGCAAATTGCTATCTCCACTCTCCCGATTGCTACAGCCGCTCTGCTCCATTCACTTTCAGACTAGAGATCAAGCCTCTGACCTTCTGGAGAAAACATGGATCCAAGAAGATATCTAGAAAGCCTGATATTCGAGTCACGTGGGACCTGACTCATGCAAGATTTGGTTCAGGACCCGACCCGGTGTCCGGATTTTACGTAGCCGTCCTTGTCTCCGGCAAGGTCGGTCTTCTGGTCGGAGATTCTCTGAAACAGAGGCCCGAGAGACAAATCTTGGTGTCGAGAGGTGAGAATCTGTTTGGAAACAGAGTGTACCATACGAAAATCAAGATTAAAGGAAAAGTAAGAGAGATCGGTATAGATGTTAAGGTTCATGATGATGCTACTCTCCGGTTTAGCGTAGACAATAAAAAGGTTTT
The window above is part of the Brassica napus cultivar Da-Ae chromosome C8, Da-Ae, whole genome shotgun sequence genome. Proteins encoded here:
- the LOC106386088 gene encoding uncharacterized protein LOC106386088, translating into MRSSTHSRRGSSPLAACFHPSTAATNEDTSSSLPSPSATSYFTGDLPNPTTTCNYHTNVGVFFLSWSQSFLRRSLHLHFYHCSSANCYLHSPDCYSRSAPFTFRLEIKPLTFWRKHGSKKISRKPDIRVTWDLTHARFGSGPDPVSGFYVAVLVSGKVGLLVGDSLKQRPERQILVSRGENLFGNRVYHTKIKIKGKVREIGIDVKVHDDATLRFSVDNKKVLKIEQLRWKFRGNAKVVIDDVTIQISWDVYNWMFVDKDKANLAKVPAVFLLRFENQEVEGNDVLMMKKRERDCVVLGKENSRMLSFRASSYGHWSSSVMEWSTCKEEDERSFGHKSWFSLVVYAWRK